One Halichoerus grypus chromosome 1, mHalGry1.hap1.1, whole genome shotgun sequence genomic region harbors:
- the LOC144379677 gene encoding keratin-associated protein 13-1-like — translation MSYSCCSGNYSSRSFGAYLRSPSSSCRSSCPSNLVYHTDLCSPSTCQLGSSLSSGCQETCCEPTSCQTSRVVSSPLQTSCYRQRTSMLCDPCRSIYPGSLGCGSSRSYCLDCGSLGFRPLGNGICGFPFLGYGSRFCRLTYLASRSCQTSRCQPTCRSG, via the coding sequence ATGTCCTACAGCTGCTGCTCTGGAAACTACTCCTCCCGTTCCTTTGGGGCATACCTGCGCTCCCCAAGCTCCTCCTGTCGCTCTTCCTGCCCCAGCAACCTGGTCTACCACACTGACCTCTGCTCTCCCAGCACCTGCCAACTGGGCTCCTCCCTCTCCAGTGGCTGTCAGGAGACCTGCTGTGAGCCCACCAGTTGCCAGACATCCCGTGTGGTGTCCAGCCCCCTCCAGACGTCCTGCTACCGCCAGAGGACCTCCATGCTCTGCGATCCTTGCCGGTCAATTTACCCTGGGTCTCTAGGCTGTGGATCCAGCAGAAGTTACTGCCTGGACTGTGGATCACTTGGCTTCAGACCCCTGGGTAATGGAATCTGTGGCTTCCCTTTCCTGGGCTATGGATCCAGATTCTGCCGCCTAACCTACTTGGCTTCTAGGAGCTGCCAAACTTCTCGTTGCCAACCAACCTGCAGATCTGGCTAG
- the KRTAP27-1 gene encoding LOW QUALITY PROTEIN: keratin-associated protein 27-1 (The sequence of the model RefSeq protein was modified relative to this genomic sequence to represent the inferred CDS: deleted 1 base in 1 codon), with translation MPQSQGHLLKSFYNVPPLSAIIHGFKLINFEDDFFLPSSCHGRTWLLDSFQETCSETTSCKVSNHKQEPCTEPSCVQSVGLPRVVQTTCSNSRPCEKTICQSRYSSTLSECVSQPCQSGSSQQVGFVAQSCQPVSYVAKSCPPKTCAFKSCQTLEREPGQCQSQSPGSSSCRPPVHVAPGSQLLDSSSNTYEPTCCVTGGLQLPRK, from the exons ATGCCCCAGAGCCAAGGCCACTTGCTCAAGAGCTTCTACAATGTCCCACCACTCTCTGCCATCATACATGGGTTTAAGCTTATAAACTttgaagat gatttttttttacccagCAGCTGCCATGGTCGGACCTGGCTCCTGGACAGCTTTCAAGAAACCTGCAGTGAGACTACCAGCTGCAAAGTGTCCAACCATAAACAGGAACCTTGCACAGAGCCTAGCTGTGTGCAAAGTGTTGGCCTCCCCAGAGTTGTCCAAACAACTTGTTCTAATTCCAGGCCCTGTGAAAAGACAATATGCCAATCAAGATATTCCTCAACACTGTCAGAGTGTGTTTCTCAGCCTTGCCAGTCAGGAAGCAGCCAGCAAGTGGGTTTTGTAGCCCAGAGCTGCCAGCCTGTGAGCTATGTGGCAAAGAGTTGTCCACCCAAGACATGTGCATTTAAGAGTTGTCAGACTCTGGAACGTGAACCTGGCCAATGTCAATCTCAGAGCCCTGGATCCAGTTCCTGTAGGCCTCCGGTCCATGTGGCACCAGGGTCACAACTCCTGGACTCTTCTTCTAACACTTATGAGCCAACTTGCTGTGTTACTGGTGGTTTGCAACTGCCTCGTAAGTGA